GGGCAAAACCCACACGCAATTGGCCGATGAATTGGCGGCCATGGGCGTTAAGCGCATTTTTATCAAAATTGCCGACGACACCGCCAACTGCACGCTTTTTACCGATGCCTGCTCAACCACAACCACCCAAATTTATAAAGACCGCGGCATAGAGCCCTGGGCCTGGAGCTACAACTACCCGGGCGATGAAAATGCGCAAGCCGATGCGTTGTACCTGGCTGCGCAATATGGCTACCTGGGCTTCGTGTTAGATGTGGAGGTAGAGTTTAATAACACCACCACCGCACTGCACTCGTTGTTTCAGGCGTTCCAGCAGGCGCGTAACGATGCTCGCAACGATGGGCACATTTCAGGCGAGTTCCCCATGGGTGCCACCACCTGGGGTAACCCGCTCGATCAAGGCATGCGCGTAGATATTATCGATCAATACGTAGATTTCCACATGCCCCAAACCTACCTGGAAGTGTGGGGCGCAAGTTATATGGCCGATCCGAAATACTGGATTGAGTACGGCAACTGCGAATACCGCGACATGGGTGCCAACAAACCCATTTGGCACATAGTGTCTACCGAGTACAACAATATTTCCGTATCGCAGCTCAACACCTTTATGCAGTGGGCTGGCCCTAATGCGTCGATTTGGCGCACGCCCGGTGGCCAGGTGCCACTGGCCGTGTGGGATGACTGGAACGCCTTGAACTGGAGTCGGTCAGACTTTCCAACGGCAAATTGCGGTGCAAATAACAACGCCTTGTATGACTTAGGTGTTGATAGCCCCGATGCAGGGAACGGTGGCACACCGCAGCCTGCCACCGTGCCTTATTGGAGCCAGTTAAGTAACAGCTACGACCCCTATGGCACCTGCTCTATTACTTCACTTGCCATGGTGACGGACTTCTTTGGCCTCACCAACCCCTCAAGCCTTGGCAAGCGCACCCCCGATTATCTCTATGAGCGCTTTGGTGTGCTGCAGGATGTGCCGTCATTGGCGTGGGGTTTCGACACCATTGCGCAAGAGGCGGGCAGCCCACTGCGTGACGTAGGTGTTACCAACGGCACCATCGCGCAATTGCGCCAACTGGCGAGCCAAGGCAAGCCCACCATCGTGCACGGCTGGTTTACCTCGCCCGGGCACATCATGGTGGTTACCGGATTTGACGGCACTCACTACACAGTGCACGACCCTTTCGGCAAGTGGAACTTGCAAAAGTGGGGCAGCTATAACACCAGCGTGTCTGGTAAAAACCAGCGCTACCCCGCAGCACAATTTGAGTACGCCATTAATGATAACGGCACAGGCGATGACCTGTGGCTTCACATATTTGAGTAAAATCCTCGGGCACGGCTAGCCGTGCCCGCTTCAATACGGACTTTGAATTATGCAGCTACATTTCTCGAAAGCCCTCGCAACCGGAATTTTGGCCGGTTTTTTATTGTCTGCCTGTGGCGGAGGCGGCGGTGGTGGTTCCGATGAAGGTGGCCAGCCGGCCACGGAAACGCCAGCG
This genomic stretch from Simiduia sp. 21SJ11W-1 harbors:
- a CDS encoding C39 family peptidase — its product is MNIFHRTLGACTLALAGLVGFSGQAQAACPDGASFDNNLSFCVSDTYAFGPFTNAMVNKCVQFGGGSACTTKRSYLVNGQHTINVLRWTRSFAQNIRGTGSCPIGSVRSATYGNHCFESVPGGTNNVYGNFTADEVAKCEYLNGGNACYTNRWSANFYQTVQNTTLPPAGGAAVNKFGAWLWYIDELGKTHTQLADELAAMGVKRIFIKIADDTANCTLFTDACSTTTTQIYKDRGIEPWAWSYNYPGDENAQADALYLAAQYGYLGFVLDVEVEFNNTTTALHSLFQAFQQARNDARNDGHISGEFPMGATTWGNPLDQGMRVDIIDQYVDFHMPQTYLEVWGASYMADPKYWIEYGNCEYRDMGANKPIWHIVSTEYNNISVSQLNTFMQWAGPNASIWRTPGGQVPLAVWDDWNALNWSRSDFPTANCGANNNALYDLGVDSPDAGNGGTPQPATVPYWSQLSNSYDPYGTCSITSLAMVTDFFGLTNPSSLGKRTPDYLYERFGVLQDVPSLAWGFDTIAQEAGSPLRDVGVTNGTIAQLRQLASQGKPTIVHGWFTSPGHIMVVTGFDGTHYTVHDPFGKWNLQKWGSYNTSVSGKNQRYPAAQFEYAINDNGTGDDLWLHIFE